One segment of Marvinbryantia formatexigens DSM 14469 DNA contains the following:
- a CDS encoding ABC transporter ATP-binding protein, with amino-acid sequence MSKDIEIRNLCVSFPEKNGVSQVVTDVHALFGEGVVTGLIGESGSGKSVLGMSILQLLPKNAVVEGSCMYEGRNLYNLTQEEMRKIRGQEIALIPQNPSESLNPIRRIGKQLIEGVTAHKSLSRKEARNRRDALLVRFGFPEPEKINRAYTFQLSGGMNQRVISALGLMEQPEWVIADEPTKGLDAILRRQVYRVLKEISEQETRGMIVITHDIALAGALCKRLMVLYKGTVLEQGETAQILENPAHPYTQGLIASLPEKGMHPIRRADPGKISETKGCRFYPRCPYGTEKCRKTLPPEIQLPDGRLVRCNRYAGDI; translated from the coding sequence ATGAGCAAGGATATAGAAATTCGGAATCTATGTGTTTCATTTCCAGAAAAAAACGGCGTCAGCCAGGTAGTGACAGATGTTCACGCCCTGTTCGGTGAGGGAGTTGTCACCGGACTGATCGGCGAGAGCGGAAGCGGAAAATCCGTGCTGGGTATGTCTATTTTACAGTTGCTGCCCAAAAATGCAGTGGTAGAGGGAAGCTGTATGTACGAAGGGCGCAATCTTTACAATTTAACACAGGAAGAAATGCGGAAAATCCGCGGACAGGAGATAGCCCTGATTCCCCAGAATCCTTCTGAATCGTTAAATCCTATCCGCCGGATCGGAAAGCAGCTTATAGAAGGTGTAACAGCGCACAAAAGTCTTTCCCGGAAAGAAGCCCGGAATCGCAGAGACGCCCTTCTGGTTCGTTTCGGTTTTCCGGAACCGGAAAAAATTAACCGTGCTTACACTTTTCAGCTCAGCGGAGGAATGAACCAGAGAGTAATCTCCGCCCTTGGTCTGATGGAGCAGCCCGAATGGGTGATTGCGGACGAGCCGACGAAAGGGCTGGACGCTATTTTACGCCGACAGGTTTACCGGGTGCTGAAAGAAATTTCAGAGCAGGAAACCAGAGGAATGATTGTGATAACCCATGATATTGCCCTGGCAGGCGCGCTCTGCAAAAGACTGATGGTGCTTTATAAAGGAACCGTCCTGGAACAGGGAGAAACGGCGCAGATTCTGGAAAATCCGGCGCACCCCTATACCCAGGGGCTGATTGCTTCTCTGCCGGAAAAGGGAATGCATCCTATCCGGCGCGCGGACCCTGGAAAGATTTCAGAGACAAAGGGATGCCGGTTCTATCCGCGCTGCCCTTATGGAACAGAAAAATGCAGAAAGACTCTGCCGCCGGAAATACAGCTTCCGGACGGCAGACTGGTGAGGTGCAACCGATATGCTGGAGATATATAA
- a CDS encoding ABC transporter ATP-binding protein: MLEIYKLSKSFQSGILKKQKTQAVQEVSFCIPDGKTFGIVGNSGCGKSTIARMLLSLIRPDAGEIRIDGKDILTAPKRNRQALSRKIQIIFQHPESSLDPSKKIRYSLMEPMIIHRMYDKAGREKRMRELLELVDIPETLLTHYPHQISGGEAQRIMIARALTLEPGILVLDEPTSMLDVSIQAQMMTLLKELQKKLGLSYLFISHDMDVVKWFCDEIAVMKEGTFVEQGDAEQIIKNPQHPFTKELLENFRI; this comes from the coding sequence ATGCTGGAGATATATAAATTATCAAAAAGCTTTCAGAGCGGTATTCTGAAAAAGCAGAAAACCCAGGCAGTCCAGGAGGTTTCCTTTTGTATTCCGGATGGAAAAACCTTCGGGATCGTCGGCAATTCCGGATGCGGAAAATCCACGATCGCCCGGATGCTGCTCTCCCTTATCCGCCCTGACGCCGGAGAAATCCGGATTGATGGAAAAGATATTTTAACCGCCCCAAAACGAAACAGGCAGGCGCTTTCCAGGAAAATTCAAATTATTTTCCAGCATCCGGAAAGCTCCCTTGACCCCAGTAAAAAAATCCGTTACAGCCTTATGGAACCCATGATAATCCACCGGATGTATGATAAAGCCGGGAGAGAAAAAAGGATGAGAGAGCTTTTAGAGCTGGTCGACATACCAGAGACTCTGCTGACTCATTATCCTCATCAAATCAGCGGCGGAGAAGCGCAGCGGATTATGATTGCCCGTGCGCTGACACTGGAACCCGGTATTCTGGTTCTGGATGAACCCACTTCCATGCTGGACGTGTCCATCCAGGCCCAGATGATGACGCTTTTAAAAGAGCTGCAGAAAAAACTGGGGCTCAGCTACCTTTTCATTTCTCATGATATGGATGTGGTAAAATGGTTCTGCGACGAAATTGCTGTTATGAAAGAAGGCACGTTTGTAGAACAGGGCGATGCGGAGCAGATAATAAAAAATCCACAGCATCCATTCACGAAAGAGCTGCTGGAGAACTTCCGTATCTGA
- a CDS encoding spore maturation protein, whose product MAPGDFLNILMFLSAFMIPLVIFIIVGYGLLMKKNVYEIFVKGAADGLKTVVTILPTLVGLMAAVGILRASGFLDLLSSLLGRGIAGLGFPPELVPLSIVRLFSSSAATGLALDIFKEYGPDSRTGLITSIMMSCTETVFYTMSVYFMTAKVKKTRYTLAGALLATFAGIAASVFLADLVHG is encoded by the coding sequence ATGGCTCCGGGTGATTTTTTGAATATATTGATGTTTCTTTCCGCTTTTATGATTCCGCTGGTTATTTTTATCATTGTGGGATATGGTCTGCTCATGAAAAAGAATGTGTACGAAATATTTGTAAAAGGAGCGGCAGATGGGCTGAAGACGGTGGTGACGATTCTGCCCACACTGGTCGGACTGATGGCGGCGGTCGGAATCCTGCGGGCATCCGGATTTCTTGATTTGCTCTCCTCGCTTCTGGGCAGGGGCATTGCAGGGCTTGGCTTTCCGCCGGAGCTGGTGCCGCTTTCCATCGTCCGCCTGTTTTCCTCCAGCGCGGCGACCGGGCTTGCGCTGGATATTTTTAAGGAATACGGACCGGATTCGCGGACAGGACTGATTACCTCTATCATGATGAGCTGCACGGAAACGGTTTTTTATACGATGAGCGTTTATTTTATGACGGCAAAGGTGAAGAAAACGCGCTATACGCTGGCGGGCGCCTTGCTTGCCACCTTTGCGGGAATTGCCGCCAGCGTTTTTCTTGCGGACCTCGTGCACGGGTAA
- a CDS encoding SpaA isopeptide-forming pilin-related protein — protein MKKWGRKGAAMLLGAAMLFSNHIALAENVQEVQMEQAVEAQAETPAEAPAEKPTEAPVTEAPSEKPTEAPTEAPAEKPTEAPTEAPSEKPTEATMTEAPVEKPTEASTEAPAEKQTEAPTEKLTEAPTEKTTEKQTEKEAETKDEYTWKKGGISVTVKVPESITLPKNAVLEVQPVKADGDAYKKDIALVEKISQDSYFGAYQIYDIHFATAKGKKISLQEFEDASGLLPEELEVTVTFENPLFSGTDFQKERLTLFHIRSMTEKELAAGGTDGIDGWKAALLETKAAYTPAQDGVTSVKFKTDGFSDFVFAATGQEPETEMQTDTESEPGTEVQNGTENEAETEAQTVTESEPETEAQTDIESESGTESETESETAVPVETETNNMPTTLTSLDAGHWLTISLQHSGDVANADAQYAVAVRGMNNQSFDGVQVLDGNGAPLPKNSYNIENGTLTITGKAGMTVKLEGLAAGTYTVDAGGNHFADGADALTLELNQDYTSVYQTNGANKDGTVTGSQITENGPVSIEIREDAAEGSQATGNTLYNQNVVITNVYTTVKAKLTDKSGGKLPDGGTFRLTFSQSGKTWSKEYTMQNGEVTVKGLPIGLDGQLTSGEYRWTEISVPAGYVALAETPAAIKLAKPDAASPGAYTGTAEFATQPVQVQVLAKDASSGKESSYTDFPQNSVEMSVTEKGSKESIWSGKNGAVLTGRLEVGKTYTLKQTTRRSGYIISLASRDFTVQNTGKTQTAYTENRVTVVQAGAVLQSDTGKYLSGATMEIRDGSGKTVKSFTSGSRATKITGELDPGTYTLVQTKYPGGHYTKNTQVSFTVSEKTGTANAAISNVTTKISISRKAFDSVAKDESGKDLRYMLAGARLQILDSAGNVVDEWTSTGNAYLCEGKLNVGEEYTLVEVSTPEGYEPGNRGSFSTVIGKSVGTTTIKISDNGKITPSVTMQTGRTRGKIRVAKRVSYKGTAIKMNGTFYFALFTDAAKTQRSTEAGVKSVTLTDSDIYMTVDFDGLPAGTYYVGETDANGNLLTGNESSQKYDIKYFVGEQIILKAGGSAIAEVVNDFSTAPAGGYSNVSAKELQQSYEQEYAGYGGSQAAAAELAAGANGSAPVQTGDTTAIIPYVIAVLAALVLLAAAVFFKRRKK, from the coding sequence ATGAAAAAATGGGGAAGAAAAGGAGCTGCGATGCTTTTGGGAGCGGCAATGCTGTTTTCGAATCATATAGCTCTGGCGGAGAATGTGCAGGAGGTACAGATGGAACAGGCTGTGGAGGCACAGGCAGAGACGCCGGCCGAAGCACCGGCAGAAAAGCCGACCGAGGCGCCGGTGACGGAAGCACCGTCAGAAAAGCCAACCGAAGCCCCCACGGAAGCGCCAGCGGAAAAGCCGACCGAGGCGCCCACGGAAGCGCCATCAGAAAAGCCGACCGAGGCGACGATGACAGAAGCACCGGTGGAAAAGCCAACTGAGGCGTCAACGGAAGCACCTGCAGAGAAGCAAACCGAGGCACCGACGGAAAAGCTGACCGAAGCGCCGACAGAAAAAACGACGGAGAAACAGACGGAAAAAGAGGCGGAAACAAAGGACGAATATACATGGAAAAAAGGCGGTATTTCTGTTACGGTGAAGGTGCCGGAGAGCATCACGCTGCCTAAGAATGCCGTTCTTGAAGTACAGCCCGTGAAGGCTGACGGGGATGCTTACAAAAAAGATATTGCTCTGGTGGAGAAGATATCACAGGACAGTTATTTCGGGGCATATCAGATTTATGATATCCACTTTGCAACAGCAAAGGGAAAGAAAATCAGTCTGCAGGAGTTTGAGGATGCGTCCGGTCTGCTTCCGGAAGAGCTGGAGGTGACGGTTACGTTTGAAAATCCGCTGTTTTCCGGCACAGATTTCCAGAAGGAGCGGCTTACGCTTTTCCACATCCGGAGCATGACGGAGAAAGAACTTGCCGCTGGAGGTACAGACGGGATAGACGGATGGAAGGCGGCTTTGCTGGAGACGAAAGCAGCGTATACCCCGGCGCAGGACGGCGTAACATCCGTGAAATTCAAAACGGATGGCTTTTCCGACTTTGTCTTTGCGGCGACGGGACAGGAGCCGGAGACAGAGATGCAGACTGACACGGAGAGCGAGCCGGGAACGGAAGTGCAGAACGGAACAGAGAACGAAGCGGAAACAGAAGCGCAGACCGTAACAGAAAGCGAACCGGAGACAGAAGCGCAGACTGATATAGAGAGCGAATCCGGCACGGAAAGCGAAACAGAGAGTGAGACGGCGGTGCCGGTCGAGACGGAGACCAACAATATGCCGACCACGCTGACCTCCCTGGATGCAGGGCACTGGCTGACCATCAGTCTGCAGCACAGCGGTGATGTCGCAAATGCAGATGCGCAGTATGCGGTGGCTGTCCGCGGAATGAACAATCAGAGCTTCGACGGCGTGCAGGTGCTGGACGGAAACGGCGCTCCGCTGCCGAAAAACTCTTACAATATCGAAAACGGTACGCTGACCATTACGGGGAAAGCCGGAATGACGGTGAAGCTGGAAGGGCTTGCCGCCGGAACCTACACCGTGGATGCCGGAGGAAATCATTTTGCGGATGGCGCAGATGCGCTGACGCTGGAGCTTAACCAGGATTACACCTCGGTTTATCAGACCAATGGCGCAAATAAAGACGGCACCGTTACCGGCAGCCAGATTACAGAAAACGGACCGGTCTCCATCGAAATCCGCGAGGATGCGGCGGAGGGAAGCCAGGCGACGGGAAATACCCTGTATAACCAGAACGTGGTTATTACGAATGTATATACGACAGTGAAAGCAAAGCTGACGGACAAAAGCGGAGGAAAGCTGCCGGACGGCGGTACCTTCCGGCTGACCTTTTCGCAGAGCGGAAAGACCTGGAGCAAAGAGTATACGATGCAGAACGGGGAAGTTACGGTAAAGGGACTTCCCATCGGTCTGGACGGGCAGCTTACCTCCGGGGAGTACCGGTGGACGGAGATTTCTGTTCCGGCGGGTTATGTGGCGCTGGCAGAGACACCGGCGGCGATAAAGCTGGCAAAACCGGATGCAGCATCGCCGGGCGCTTATACGGGCACGGCAGAATTTGCGACGCAGCCTGTGCAGGTGCAGGTGCTCGCAAAAGATGCTTCTTCGGGAAAGGAAAGTTCTTATACGGATTTCCCGCAGAACAGTGTGGAAATGAGCGTAACGGAGAAGGGAAGCAAAGAGAGCATCTGGAGCGGAAAAAATGGCGCGGTGCTGACCGGCAGGCTGGAGGTGGGCAAAACCTACACGCTGAAGCAGACCACGCGCCGCAGCGGATATATTATTTCTCTGGCGAGCCGTGACTTTACGGTGCAGAACACCGGCAAAACGCAGACTGCCTATACGGAAAACAGGGTGACGGTGGTGCAGGCGGGAGCAGTGCTCCAGTCGGATACCGGCAAATATCTGTCCGGAGCGACGATGGAAATCCGTGACGGCAGCGGCAAAACGGTGAAGAGCTTTACAAGCGGCTCCAGGGCGACAAAAATCACCGGGGAGCTCGACCCAGGCACTTATACGCTTGTCCAGACAAAATATCCGGGCGGACATTACACGAAGAATACGCAGGTGAGCTTTACAGTAAGCGAAAAGACCGGCACGGCAAACGCGGCAATCAGCAATGTGACGACGAAGATTTCCATTTCCAGAAAAGCGTTTGACAGCGTGGCAAAGGATGAAAGCGGCAAAGACCTGCGCTACATGCTTGCGGGCGCAAGGCTGCAGATTCTGGATTCGGCGGGCAATGTGGTCGACGAGTGGACGAGTACGGGGAACGCTTATCTCTGCGAAGGAAAGCTGAACGTCGGCGAGGAGTACACGCTGGTGGAGGTGAGCACGCCGGAGGGCTATGAGCCGGGCAACCGGGGCAGCTTTTCCACGGTAATCGGAAAATCGGTCGGCACCACGACCATTAAAATCAGCGATAACGGAAAGATTACGCCGAGCGTTACTATGCAGACAGGAAGAACACGCGGAAAAATCCGTGTGGCAAAGCGCGTTTCCTACAAGGGAACAGCAATCAAAATGAACGGAACCTTCTACTTTGCATTGTTTACCGATGCGGCAAAAACGCAGCGGTCTACGGAAGCGGGCGTGAAGTCCGTGACACTGACAGATTCGGATATTTATATGACGGTCGATTTTGACGGGCTTCCGGCGGGCACCTATTATGTAGGGGAGACGGATGCAAACGGCAATCTGCTTACCGGAAACGAAAGCAGCCAGAAATATGATATCAAATATTTTGTCGGCGAGCAGATTATTCTGAAAGCGGGCGGCAGCGCGATTGCCGAGGTGGTAAACGATTTCAGCACCGCTCCGGCAGGCGGTTATTCAAATGTTTCTGCGAAGGAACTGCAGCAGTCCTACGAGCAGGAATATGCGGGCTATGGCGGTTCGCAGGCAGCGGCGGCGGAGCTCGCGGCGGGAGCAAACGGCAGCGCCCCGGTGCAGACCGGCGATACCACGGCGATCATTCCGTATGTGATAGCAGTGCTTGCTGCGCTGGTTCTTCTGGCAGCGGCGGTGTTCTTCAAAAGAAGAAAGAAATAA
- a CDS encoding phosphatase PAP2 family protein, which produces MTLKSGKKLWNKYRHFVPVILYLLFYLAVFAYVENRPVHNMHMLVSKWDRLIPFCEYFIVPYFMWFGYVAAAVLYFAFVEKDRSQYWALITNLGIGMTLFLIISLVYPNGHTLRPTYLRRDNIFMDMVRFLWTIDTPTNVLPSIHVFNSVAVHIAVAGCPALREKHPQIVRGSLLLCISIVAATMFLKQHTVIDVISALGLNIVCYYFIYQPSLSRREVSDHVRGRLQ; this is translated from the coding sequence ATGACATTAAAATCCGGAAAAAAACTGTGGAACAAGTACCGGCATTTTGTACCGGTTATTCTTTACCTGCTTTTTTATCTTGCTGTATTTGCTTACGTGGAAAACAGACCGGTGCACAATATGCATATGCTGGTTTCAAAATGGGACCGTCTGATTCCGTTTTGTGAATATTTTATTGTGCCGTATTTCATGTGGTTCGGCTATGTAGCTGCCGCGGTGCTCTATTTCGCTTTTGTCGAAAAAGACCGCAGCCAGTACTGGGCGCTGATTACAAACCTCGGTATCGGGATGACGCTGTTTCTGATAATTTCTCTTGTATATCCGAACGGTCACACGCTCCGTCCTACATACCTGCGCCGCGATAATATTTTCATGGATATGGTGCGTTTCCTGTGGACAATCGACACGCCCACCAATGTGCTGCCAAGCATTCACGTGTTTAACTCTGTGGCGGTTCATATTGCTGTTGCCGGATGTCCTGCGCTGAGAGAAAAGCATCCGCAGATAGTGCGCGGCTCGCTGCTTCTCTGTATTTCCATTGTAGCGGCGACCATGTTCCTCAAACAGCACACTGTTATTGATGTGATTTCGGCACTTGGACTGAATATCGTATGTTACTATTTTATTTACCAGCCTTCCCTCTCCCGCAGAGAGGTTTCCGACCACGTCAGAGGACGGCTCCAGTAA
- the fba gene encoding class II fructose-1,6-bisphosphate aldolase, with translation MGLVTTKEMFAKAYNGGYAIGAFNVNNMEIVQGITEAAGELNSPVILQVSKGARAYANHTYLVKLVEAAVQENPQIPIALHLDHGDTFELCKSCIDGGFTSVMIDASSKSFEDNIALTKQVVEYAHAHGVVVEAELGTLAGVEDEVCVEAGHESYTRPEEVEEFVDKTGCDSLAIAIGTSHGAYKFKASQCTRNADGVLVPPPLRFDVLEECIKRLPGFPIVLHGSSSVPQEFVKMVNQYGGNMPDAIGIPEEELRHAAELAVCKINIDSDIRLAMTGNIRKYFAEHPDHFDPRQYLKPARQAVKDMVAHKIQYVLGSAGKA, from the coding sequence ATGGGATTAGTTACAACTAAGGAAATGTTTGCGAAAGCATACAATGGCGGCTACGCTATCGGCGCTTTCAACGTAAACAACATGGAAATCGTGCAGGGTATTACGGAAGCAGCAGGCGAACTGAACAGCCCGGTTATCCTTCAGGTATCCAAAGGCGCACGCGCATATGCGAACCATACCTATCTGGTAAAGCTGGTAGAAGCAGCGGTTCAGGAAAACCCGCAGATTCCGATTGCACTGCATCTGGATCACGGCGATACCTTTGAGCTTTGCAAGAGCTGTATCGACGGCGGATTTACTTCTGTTATGATTGACGCATCCTCCAAATCTTTTGAAGATAACATCGCACTCACAAAGCAGGTTGTTGAGTACGCTCATGCGCACGGCGTAGTAGTTGAGGCAGAGCTTGGTACTCTGGCAGGCGTAGAGGATGAGGTTTGCGTAGAGGCAGGACACGAGAGCTATACACGTCCGGAAGAGGTTGAAGAGTTTGTTGATAAGACAGGCTGCGACTCTCTGGCAATCGCTATTGGTACAAGCCACGGCGCATACAAATTCAAAGCTTCCCAGTGCACACGCAACGCGGATGGTGTTCTTGTTCCGCCTCCACTGCGTTTTGACGTTCTGGAAGAGTGCATCAAGCGTCTTCCGGGCTTCCCGATTGTACTTCATGGTTCTTCTTCCGTTCCGCAGGAATTCGTGAAGATGGTAAATCAGTACGGCGGAAATATGCCGGATGCGATTGGTATTCCGGAAGAAGAGCTTCGTCACGCAGCAGAGCTGGCTGTCTGCAAGATTAACATCGATTCCGATATCCGTCTTGCTATGACAGGAAATATCCGCAAATACTTTGCAGAGCATCCGGATCACTTCGACCCGCGTCAGTATCTGAAACCGGCACGTCAGGCTGTAAAGGATATGGTTGCTCACAAGATTCAGTACGTACTTGGAAGTGCAGGAAAGGCTTAA